In the genome of Spirochaetia bacterium, one region contains:
- a CDS encoding type II toxin-antitoxin system Phd/YefM family antitoxin, with the protein MITAKTISVRDNFKNFCDIAANGEPVIVSRTKNKNVVLVSESEFRKMEKVYNNAQYLAKIDEAMQALKKGNVKAITDEEARKLGLYKD; encoded by the coding sequence ATGATTACTGCAAAAACCATAAGCGTGAGAGACAATTTCAAGAACTTCTGCGACATCGCTGCAAACGGAGAGCCTGTGATTGTATCCCGTACCAAAAACAAAAACGTAGTGCTGGTTTCTGAATCCGAATTCAGAAAAATGGAAAAAGTCTATAACAATGCCCAGTATCTGGCAAAAATTGATGAGGCTATGCAGGCCCTGAAAAAAGGAAATGTGAAGGCCATCACCGATGAAGAGGCCAGGAAGCTGGGACTGTATAAGGACTAA
- a CDS encoding putative DNA binding domain-containing protein, producing the protein MIHNLIAEATECDFKVALETKKPKSWLKSVSAFANGIGGKLLFGIDNDGKVTGLTNVQSDAEAISRLIKERIIPLPQFVLTPLKEKGLDILSLTVEAGRSTPYYYKADGIMEAFIRVGNESVVAPDYILNELILKGTHRSFDALITDTKKSDYSFTLLEATYRERTGLVFEPSDYISFGLANKNGYLTNAGKLLSDQHIVYNSRVFCTRWNGLEKGSIFDDALDDKEFEGSLIYLLQNTEDFIRNNSKTRFIKGNQYRIDKPDYASRAITEAIVNALIHRDYIILGSEIHVDMYDDRLEIQSPGGMFEGKAIQERDIKSIGSARRNPVIADLFHRMKYMERRGSGLGKILLETAHLPGYREQFKPKFYSSSSDFRVVLKNVNFNLDVVAMQDNMQDNMQDNMQDNMQDNMQDLLSKKYIKEIIGFCSKPHTREEIQDYIKIANRDYFRKTYLKPLINSGLLKMTIPDKPNSRNQRYVASDSPIIT; encoded by the coding sequence ATGATTCATAATCTGATTGCAGAGGCTACTGAATGCGATTTTAAGGTTGCACTTGAAACAAAGAAACCAAAAAGCTGGCTTAAAAGCGTCAGTGCCTTTGCAAATGGAATTGGGGGGAAGCTTCTCTTTGGTATAGATAATGACGGCAAGGTGACTGGACTCACTAATGTCCAGTCAGATGCAGAAGCAATCAGTAGGCTGATAAAAGAACGCATTATTCCGCTTCCTCAGTTTGTTCTGACTCCCTTAAAGGAAAAAGGATTGGATATTTTGTCTTTAACTGTTGAAGCCGGGCGTTCGACACCCTATTATTACAAAGCTGATGGGATTATGGAGGCTTTTATTCGTGTTGGAAATGAAAGTGTTGTTGCTCCAGATTATATTCTCAATGAATTGATATTAAAAGGTACTCACCGTTCATTTGATGCATTAATTACAGATACAAAGAAATCCGATTATAGCTTTACACTTTTAGAAGCTACTTACCGTGAAAGAACAGGCTTGGTATTTGAACCATCCGATTATATTTCCTTTGGTTTGGCTAACAAAAATGGGTATTTGACAAATGCAGGAAAGTTACTATCTGACCAGCATATTGTATATAACTCAAGAGTATTCTGTACACGATGGAATGGGCTTGAAAAAGGTTCTATATTTGATGATGCGCTTGATGATAAGGAATTCGAAGGTAGTTTGATTTATCTGCTGCAAAATACTGAAGATTTCATTCGTAATAATTCAAAGACACGTTTTATAAAAGGTAATCAGTACCGAATTGATAAACCTGATTATGCAAGCAGGGCTATTACAGAAGCAATTGTCAATGCTTTGATTCACCGTGATTACATCATCCTTGGTAGTGAAATCCATGTTGATATGTATGATGACCGTCTGGAAATACAATCTCCAGGAGGTATGTTTGAAGGAAAAGCTATCCAAGAACGTGATATAAAATCTATTGGTTCTGCACGTCGTAATCCTGTAATTGCAGACCTTTTCCATAGAATGAAATACATGGAACGTCGTGGAAGTGGATTAGGTAAAATCCTGCTAGAAACAGCGCATTTGCCCGGATATAGAGAACAATTTAAACCTAAATTTTATTCCTCGTCATCGGATTTCCGTGTGGTTTTGAAGAATGTTAATTTCAACTTGGATGTTGTAGCCATGCAAGATAACATGCAAGATAACATGCAAGATAACATGCAAGATAACATGCAAGATAACATGCAAGATTTATTATCAAAAAAATATATAAAAGAAATTATTGGATTTTGTTCAAAGCCTCATACAAGGGAAGAAATTCAAGATTATATTAAAATAGCAAACCGTGATTATTTTAGAAAAACCTATTTAAAACCTTTGATAAATTCGGGATTACTTAAAATGACAATCCCAGATAAGCCTAACAGCCGTAATCAAAGGTACGTGGCATCTGATTCCCCTATCATAACGTAA
- a CDS encoding type II toxin-antitoxin system YoeB family toxin: MVHKGVLEGPGNPERLKYKDKEIYSRRINQKDRLVYTMTELGLFIISCKGHYEEY; encoded by the coding sequence ATCGTCCACAAAGGGGTTCTTGAAGGTCCCGGCAATCCTGAGCGGCTCAAATACAAGGATAAGGAAATTTACAGTAGACGAATCAACCAGAAGGACAGACTGGTTTACACAATGACGGAACTTGGCCTTTTCATCATCTCATGCAAAGGTCATTACGAAGAATATTGA
- a CDS encoding DUF4433 domain-containing protein gives MNFPEIITDNCANHSEIAWWPEFAFHYTNITNAINILRTGYLYSRVKASEQNLMKSDNASKQVINMTNSKTTEFVRFYFRPMTPTQYHNEGFKHSQLRYDGDTNANVPVPIFFLFNLRKLLEMPGTQFSQNPQSGYGSSLYTGASNFAKLDFDKIYGNGPMSNPSEDKRFRHAEIVYPGSFDISSCLQFIVCRNNIEKITLLNCIKDVSIKLFEKYSPIVKVPTKEVFYKNGLFITDCAYNNRICSVVFSDTYAKYSYMNYQMSKLSVNELRKLNVQVSFDWVNKRDHVYQEVVDFYIDYANPINITLTDLPLFPRATNIKIKVFINKKLMCYIEQPLVSDSVY, from the coding sequence ATGAATTTTCCAGAAATAATAACAGATAATTGTGCGAATCATTCAGAAATCGCATGGTGGCCAGAGTTCGCATTTCATTATACAAATATTACAAATGCTATCAATATTCTAAGAACTGGTTATCTTTATAGTCGTGTTAAGGCATCAGAACAAAATTTGATGAAAAGTGACAATGCTAGCAAGCAGGTCATAAACATGACAAACTCAAAAACAACCGAATTCGTTCGGTTTTATTTTAGGCCAATGACTCCTACCCAATATCATAATGAGGGATTTAAACACAGCCAATTGCGTTATGATGGTGATACAAATGCAAATGTCCCTGTTCCTATTTTTTTTCTTTTTAATCTTAGAAAATTGTTGGAAATGCCTGGCACCCAATTTTCACAAAATCCACAATCTGGCTATGGGTCCTCTTTATATACCGGAGCAAGTAATTTTGCAAAATTGGATTTTGATAAAATTTATGGAAATGGACCTATGTCCAATCCTTCAGAAGACAAGAGATTCCGTCATGCAGAAATAGTATACCCAGGCTCTTTTGATATTTCTTCTTGTTTGCAGTTTATCGTATGTAGGAATAATATAGAAAAAATTACGCTTCTCAATTGTATAAAAGATGTAAGCATCAAGCTGTTTGAAAAATATAGTCCAATAGTGAAGGTCCCGACCAAAGAAGTTTTTTATAAAAATGGATTGTTTATTACTGATTGTGCATATAATAACAGAATTTGTAGCGTAGTGTTTTCTGATACATATGCTAAATATAGTTATATGAATTATCAAATGAGTAAGCTTTCCGTAAATGAGTTAAGGAAACTAAATGTTCAGGTATCGTTTGATTGGGTAAATAAGCGTGATCATGTGTATCAAGAAGTAGTTGATTTTTATATTGATTATGCTAATCCAATAAATATTACTTTAACAGATTTACCTTTGTTCCCTAGAGCAACAAATATCAAGATAAAGGTTTTTATAAATAAAAAACTAATGTGCTATATTGAACAGCCGTTAGTCAGTGATTCTGTTTATTAA
- a CDS encoding ATP-binding protein, translated as MDTDFVKIITGVRRCGKSSLLAMFRDYLVTKGHITEENILYVNFEKSEYFPLQQGDALQKYVQERITDDGKRRYVLIDEVQEISEWAKIINSIRVSFNVDLYVTGSNSRLFAGEHLTYLTGRYIEIRMYPLSFSEFIQFRAESSLQTAGMDKEKQLAEYIRIGSFPAMALTENEDLKTAIISGLFDSIFSRDILLRGKIKNIGSFYKVAKFVFENIGSPISAHSIANTLKTECHRISVDAVDAYLQLMCNAYILYQCERYDIRGKERLKTNGKYYVIDTALRSQLLGSRPSDVGHIIENLVYLELKRRGYEVCTGKNNSKKIDFIAVRQSETSYYQVCLSVADGSVLKRELDPLLSIRDNYPKYLITTDHLDFSQQGIRHINLLEFMNN; from the coding sequence ATGGACACTGACTTTGTCAAAATCATTACCGGTGTCAGACGATGTGGAAAATCTTCACTTCTTGCCATGTTCCGTGATTACCTTGTTACAAAGGGTCATATCACGGAAGAAAACATCCTGTATGTCAACTTTGAAAAAAGCGAATATTTTCCATTGCAGCAGGGTGATGCATTGCAGAAATATGTCCAGGAACGAATCACTGATGATGGCAAACGACGATATGTTCTCATCGATGAAGTTCAGGAAATCTCTGAATGGGCGAAAATAATCAACAGCATCCGCGTCAGTTTCAATGTCGATTTGTATGTTACCGGTTCCAATTCCCGGTTGTTTGCAGGTGAACATCTTACCTACCTGACCGGAAGATATATAGAAATACGTATGTATCCGCTTTCTTTCTCTGAATTTATACAGTTCAGAGCCGAATCATCTTTGCAGACTGCTGGCATGGACAAGGAAAAGCAATTGGCTGAATATATTCGTATCGGTTCATTTCCTGCGATGGCCTTGACGGAAAACGAAGATCTCAAAACAGCGATTATTTCCGGTTTGTTTGATTCGATTTTCAGCCGTGATATCTTGCTTCGAGGAAAAATAAAGAATATAGGTTCTTTTTACAAAGTTGCAAAATTTGTATTTGAAAATATCGGCTCACCGATTTCTGCGCATTCAATTGCCAATACCCTTAAGACCGAATGTCATAGGATATCCGTAGATGCAGTCGATGCGTACCTTCAGCTTATGTGCAATGCCTATATCCTGTACCAGTGCGAACGATATGATATCCGAGGAAAAGAACGACTGAAGACAAACGGTAAGTATTATGTCATAGATACTGCACTCCGTAGCCAATTGCTTGGATCCAGACCCTCAGATGTGGGGCACATCATAGAGAATTTGGTATATCTGGAGCTGAAACGCCGCGGTTATGAGGTTTGTACGGGAAAGAACAATAGTAAAAAAATCGACTTCATCGCAGTAAGGCAATCGGAAACTTCATATTATCAAGTATGTCTTTCCGTTGCCGACGGATCCGTACTGAAACGAGAACTTGATCCGTTGCTTAGCATAAGGGATAACTATCCGAAATATCTGATCACTACAGACCACCTGGATTTCTCACAGCAAGGGATCAGACATATAAATCTTCTTGAATTCATGAACAATTGA
- a CDS encoding macro domain-containing protein, producing MIRYLEGDLFKSPAQVIVNTVNTVGVMGKGIALEYKKRYPDMFEKYRNVCEKRQLQIGKLMLWYAPDHWILLFPTKEHWRKPSRMEYIEEGLMKFVRTYSEKHIVSIAFPRLGCGNGELKWEEVKPLMEKYLEPLPIDVYIYLGKNETVKPEHKNQAETIKWLRQHAKDLSFNGVKDDIIHSRKDLFTPYSFGFDGDQWSAEWDNGLKFFRGDSNDFSILVPEDNFRELWDEIRTQSFVLKDEKKVDASLIYALLNSLGYLSEVRIKEKNTEKMIDGYQLNEGVGRVFSFKED from the coding sequence ATGATTAGGTACTTAGAAGGAGATTTATTTAAAAGTCCAGCACAAGTTATTGTAAACACCGTAAATACAGTAGGTGTCATGGGAAAGGGAATAGCCTTGGAGTATAAAAAACGCTATCCTGATATGTTTGAAAAATATCGAAATGTTTGTGAAAAAAGGCAATTACAGATTGGAAAATTGATGTTATGGTATGCTCCTGATCATTGGATTTTGTTATTTCCGACCAAAGAACATTGGAGAAAACCTTCACGAATGGAATATATCGAAGAAGGTTTGATGAAGTTCGTTCGGACTTATTCCGAAAAACATATAGTATCCATAGCTTTTCCTAGGCTTGGTTGTGGAAATGGGGAATTGAAATGGGAAGAAGTAAAGCCTTTGATGGAGAAATATTTAGAACCACTTCCTATTGATGTATATATCTACCTTGGAAAAAATGAAACGGTGAAGCCTGAGCATAAAAATCAAGCGGAGACTATCAAATGGCTTAGGCAACATGCAAAAGACCTATCCTTCAATGGTGTCAAGGATGATATTATACATAGTAGGAAGGATTTGTTTACTCCTTATTCGTTCGGTTTTGACGGGGATCAATGGTCAGCAGAATGGGATAATGGTTTGAAATTTTTTAGAGGAGATAGCAATGATTTCTCTATACTGGTACCAGAAGATAATTTTAGAGAATTATGGGATGAAATTCGTACGCAGTCTTTTGTTTTGAAAGATGAAAAAAAAGTTGATGCAAGCCTGATTTATGCATTGCTTAATTCCTTAGGATATTTATCAGAAGTGCGTATTAAAGAAAAAAATACTGAAAAAATGATTGATGGATACCAATTAAATGAAGGTGTCGGGCGTGTTTTTTCTTTTAAGGAGGACTGA
- a CDS encoding XRE family transcriptional regulator, with product MRIDKQLKILSVKTDLSLTEIGKRLDKSPQAFSQKIKRGTFTIDELEDIAMVTGCKLECFFTLPNGDKIIIRGTDL from the coding sequence ATGAGAATTGACAAACAATTGAAAATACTTAGCGTAAAAACAGATTTATCATTGACAGAAATTGGAAAACGTCTAGATAAGTCACCTCAGGCTTTTAGCCAGAAAATTAAAAGGGGAACTTTTACTATTGATGAATTGGAAGATATTGCAATGGTTACCGGGTGTAAACTGGAATGTTTTTTTACTCTACCAAATGGTGACAAAATAATTATCAGAGGGACAGATTTATGA